The Hymenobacter sp. DG01 genome has a segment encoding these proteins:
- a CDS encoding putative DNA modification/repair radical SAM protein, with translation MNEQRIQEKLSILADAAKYDVSCSSSGGKRKNEDKGLGNAEGMGICHSYTEDGRCVSLLKILLTNHCIFDCAYCVSRRSNDVKRAAFTVDEVVDLTMNFYRRNYIEGLFLSSGIFSSPDYTMERLVRIIKKLRTEHRFNGYIHVKAIPGASEELIQEAGLYADRLSVNIELPSEMALQNLAPEKNYQEILTPMAQIRDGIQQNKDEKALFKKVPQFATAGQSTQLIVGASQENDLQIINLSDQLYKGYGLKRVYYSGYIPVTDDARLPQVTQPPLIREHRLYQTDWLMRFYGFQADEILDPAHPFLDLEIDPKLAWALRNRHVFPVDVNTADYEMILRIPGVGARSAKRIVAARRFSPITLDHLHKFGVVLKRAKFFLTCRGQALEKRDYDEQTIRRQILFGAGSVRSALVTQQLDLFAQAS, from the coding sequence ATGAACGAGCAGCGCATTCAGGAAAAGCTAAGCATATTGGCAGACGCCGCGAAGTACGACGTATCGTGTTCGAGCAGCGGTGGTAAGCGCAAAAACGAAGACAAAGGCCTGGGCAATGCCGAGGGCATGGGCATCTGCCACAGCTACACCGAAGACGGCCGCTGCGTGAGCCTGCTCAAGATTCTGCTCACCAACCACTGCATCTTCGACTGTGCCTACTGCGTCTCGCGCCGCTCCAACGACGTGAAGCGCGCCGCCTTTACGGTGGATGAAGTCGTGGACCTGACCATGAACTTCTACCGTCGTAACTACATCGAAGGGCTGTTCCTGAGTTCCGGCATTTTCTCCTCGCCCGATTATACCATGGAGCGCCTGGTACGCATCATCAAAAAGCTGCGTACTGAGCACCGTTTCAACGGCTACATACACGTAAAGGCCATTCCGGGGGCTTCGGAGGAGCTGATTCAGGAGGCGGGCCTGTACGCCGACCGCCTGAGCGTGAACATTGAGCTGCCCTCGGAAATGGCGCTGCAGAACCTGGCCCCGGAAAAGAACTACCAGGAGATTCTGACGCCCATGGCCCAGATCCGAGACGGTATTCAGCAGAACAAGGACGAGAAGGCCCTGTTCAAGAAGGTGCCGCAGTTTGCCACGGCCGGCCAGAGCACTCAATTGATTGTGGGCGCCTCCCAGGAAAACGACCTACAAATCATTAATCTTTCCGATCAGCTGTATAAGGGCTACGGCCTCAAGCGCGTGTATTACTCGGGCTACATCCCCGTTACCGACGATGCCCGCCTGCCCCAGGTTACGCAGCCGCCCCTGATCCGGGAGCACCGCCTATACCAGACCGACTGGCTCATGCGCTTCTACGGCTTCCAGGCCGATGAAATTCTCGACCCTGCGCACCCCTTCCTCGACCTGGAAATTGACCCCAAGCTGGCCTGGGCCCTGCGCAACCGCCACGTATTCCCGGTGGACGTGAATACCGCCGACTACGAGATGATTCTGCGGATTCCGGGGGTAGGAGCGCGCTCCGCCAAGCGCATTGTGGCCGCCCGCCGGTTTTCGCCCATCACCCTCGACCACCTGCACAAGTTTGGGGTGGTGCTGAAGCGGGCCAAGTTCTTCCTGACCTGCCGCGGCCAGGCCCTGGAAAAGCGCGACTACGACGAGCAGACCATTCGCCGTCAGATCCTGTTCGGGGCCGGCTCGGTTCGCTCGGCCCTGGTTACCCAGCAGCTCGATTTGTTTGCCCAAGCCTCGTAA
- a CDS encoding S1 RNA-binding domain-containing protein, producing the protein MQLGDFNDLEVAREVDFGMYLTSDDGDLLLPRKYIPAGTRVGDVVRVFVYRDSEDRLIATNLEPYARVGQFAALTVRDVTPTGAFLDWGLEKDLLLPYRNLRRTLRPGERATVFVYLDDTTDRIVASAKWEWFLSEAPFPGKAGDAADLFVAEETDLGYKVIVDGTHQGLLYHNEVFKPLRLGDVHTGYVRQVRPDGKLDLSLQRPGYDEALAAADALLAALRQAPNGTLPLGDKSEPDDIYRRLGMSKKVFKKALGSLYKQGLVHLEPEKTQLAPGK; encoded by the coding sequence ATGCAACTAGGTGACTTTAACGACCTGGAAGTAGCCCGCGAGGTTGATTTCGGCATGTACCTGACCTCCGACGACGGCGACCTGCTGCTACCCCGCAAGTACATTCCGGCCGGTACGCGCGTGGGCGACGTGGTGCGCGTGTTTGTGTACCGCGACTCCGAAGACCGCCTGATTGCCACCAACCTGGAGCCCTACGCGCGGGTCGGCCAGTTTGCGGCCCTCACCGTCCGCGACGTGACGCCCACCGGCGCCTTCCTCGACTGGGGCCTGGAAAAAGACCTGCTCCTGCCCTACCGCAACCTGCGCCGCACCCTGCGCCCTGGTGAGCGGGCTACTGTGTTCGTGTACCTCGATGATACCACCGACCGCATTGTGGCCTCGGCCAAGTGGGAGTGGTTTCTGAGCGAGGCCCCCTTCCCGGGCAAGGCCGGCGACGCGGCCGATTTGTTTGTGGCCGAAGAAACCGACCTGGGCTACAAAGTTATCGTGGATGGCACCCACCAGGGCCTGCTTTACCACAACGAGGTGTTCAAGCCCCTGCGCCTCGGCGACGTGCACACCGGCTACGTGCGCCAGGTGCGCCCCGATGGCAAGCTCGACCTCAGCCTGCAGCGCCCCGGCTACGACGAGGCCCTGGCCGCCGCCGATGCCCTGCTGGCCGCCCTGCGCCAAGCCCCAAACGGCACCCTACCCCTCGGCGACAAAAGTGAGCCCGACGACATTTACCGGCGCCTGGGCATGAGCAAGAAAGTGTTCAAAAAAGCCCTGGGTTCCCTTTACAAGCAAGGCCTGGTGCACCTGGAGCCCGAAAAAACGCAACTGGCTCCCGGTAAATAA
- a CDS encoding oxidoreductase — MQKTALLVGATGLVGGQLLPLLLASERYNRVIVVGRRPVPLVHPKLEQRILHFDELESHRLQLIADDVFCCLGTTLRQAGSKEAFYRVDYLYVVTLAALAAANFAAQLLVVSAMGASAKSRFYYNRVKGEMEDALGPLPFRAIHFFRPSLLLGSRPEKRLGEQLGAVVLRVLQPALIGPLRHYRAIEAAAVARAMLRAAEQETSGKHVHLSESIRQKGATRLH; from the coding sequence ATGCAAAAAACCGCCCTCCTTGTCGGCGCCACGGGCCTGGTCGGAGGTCAGCTGCTTCCCTTGCTGCTGGCTTCCGAGCGCTACAACCGGGTTATTGTGGTGGGGCGGCGCCCGGTGCCGCTGGTGCACCCCAAGCTGGAGCAGCGCATCCTTCACTTCGACGAGCTGGAAAGCCACCGCCTGCAGCTGATTGCCGACGACGTGTTCTGCTGCCTGGGCACCACGCTGCGCCAGGCCGGCTCCAAAGAGGCCTTTTACCGCGTCGATTATTTGTACGTTGTGACGCTGGCGGCGCTTGCGGCGGCCAACTTTGCCGCGCAGCTGCTGGTGGTATCCGCCATGGGGGCCAGCGCGAAGTCGCGGTTCTACTACAACCGGGTGAAGGGAGAGATGGAAGATGCCCTGGGGCCACTGCCCTTCCGGGCCATTCATTTTTTCCGGCCCTCTCTACTGCTGGGGTCCCGGCCCGAAAAGCGCCTCGGCGAACAGCTTGGGGCAGTGGTGCTCCGGGTACTACAACCGGCCCTGATAGGCCCTCTGCGGCATTACCGGGCCATTGAGGCCGCCGCCGTAGCCCGGGCCATGCTGCGCGCTGCAGAGCAGGAAACTAGTGGGAAGCACGTTCATCTTTCCGAAAGTATCCGGCAAAAAGGAGCCACCCGGCTGCATTAG
- a CDS encoding DUF4249 domain-containing protein codes for MLINKLFPVLLLMAGVLAGCETDVNLPEPEHTPRIALRYLLSDVAPAQQSEAMQAFNQLYVSHSQRMFDARQLQGRSDATVEILDANGTVVERFRQATNKQWQTYPRPRYEPGYYEPTMNFAAQPGQTYTLRGRLPGFETVESQLTLPARPQIERATYTQRPPGDYGQPRGRLSLVLTDPAATADYYVVIGKLYDTQGRLYGDLMTEDTNTEFGNVGETFALSSLYNDYYSSLAPYPDTNVNGRQFTLSSNVVSSNSYGGSNVPVPAYLELQVLNLTADAYKFYQSRQRYQDTEDNPFAEPAPLYSNIRNGYGFFGGMSGTIYRIQL; via the coding sequence ATGTTGATAAACAAGTTATTCCCGGTGCTCCTGCTGATGGCGGGGGTGCTGGCGGGCTGCGAAACCGACGTGAACCTGCCCGAGCCTGAGCACACCCCCCGCATTGCCCTGCGCTACCTGCTGAGCGATGTTGCTCCGGCCCAGCAGTCGGAGGCCATGCAGGCCTTTAACCAGCTCTATGTAAGCCACAGCCAACGCATGTTTGATGCCCGCCAGCTGCAAGGCCGGTCCGACGCAACGGTGGAAATACTGGACGCCAACGGCACGGTAGTGGAGCGGTTCCGACAGGCCACCAACAAGCAGTGGCAAACCTACCCCCGCCCCCGCTACGAGCCGGGCTATTACGAGCCGACGATGAATTTCGCCGCCCAGCCCGGCCAGACCTACACGTTGCGCGGCCGGCTGCCCGGCTTTGAGACCGTAGAGAGCCAGCTAACCCTGCCGGCCCGCCCCCAGATTGAGCGCGCCACCTACACCCAGCGCCCGCCCGGCGACTACGGGCAGCCCCGGGGCCGCCTGAGCCTGGTGCTCACGGACCCCGCCGCCACCGCCGACTACTACGTGGTGATAGGTAAACTCTACGACACCCAGGGCCGCCTGTACGGTGACCTGATGACCGAGGATACCAACACGGAGTTTGGCAACGTGGGCGAAACCTTCGCCCTGTCCTCGCTCTACAACGACTACTACAGCAGCCTGGCGCCCTACCCTGATACCAACGTAAATGGCCGGCAGTTTACTCTCAGCAGCAACGTGGTAAGCTCCAACAGCTACGGGGGAAGCAACGTGCCCGTGCCGGCTTACCTGGAGCTGCAGGTGCTGAACCTCACGGCCGATGCCTACAAGTTCTACCAGTCGCGCCAGCGCTACCAGGATACCGAGGACAACCCCTTTGCCGAGCCCGCGCCCCTGTACTCCAACATCCGGAACGGGTACGGCTTTTTCGGGGGCATGTCGGGTACAATCTACCGGATTCAGCTGTAA
- a CDS encoding TonB-dependent receptor, translated as MSRLFRSLSVGAAVLATSPAIAQQATPARVTISGYVRDAATGENLIGVAVVSPGTGQGTATNTYGFYSLTLPAPTDSVRLLVSYLGYEKARWVTPVGRSLAHDFRLRSAANDLGGVEVVGSREEKIAQSTRMSTVNIPLNQIKAVPALLGERDVLKVLQLLPGVQSGGEGTSGLYVRGGSPDQNLILLDGTPVYNASHLFGFFSVFNADALNNVELIKGGFPARYGGRLSSVLDISMKEGNMQKFQGEGAIGLIASKITLEGPIKKDTASFIFSARRTYIDILAQPLIKATLANEGQKGSIGYFFHDLNGKLNWKVSRRDRLYLSAYTGYDKFYARYREEDGSNYDRNKAGLGWGNLTAALRWNHVLNDQLFLNTHLTYSKYQFNVTEENESRYPDNNGRNQTDKFALKYLSNIRDFSLKSDLDYTPTADHYIRFGGQFIQHSFRPGALQVKGNGSDVDSDLKAGSRTLASEASLYLEDDYRLTERLKVNAGLRLNGFLVDKTLYPSVEPRLAARFLLTEDWALKAAYARTTQYIHLLTNSGIGLPTDLWVPATAKVKPQKAQQFSVGAARTVRIKDEDYEFSLEGYYKPMRQLIEYREGASFLGTTDNNWQEKVTSGDGWAYGGELFLQKKSGRTTGWIGYTLAWSKRRFPDLNQGRIFPYKYDRRHDASLVIIHHFSPTLTLSGTWVYGTGNAVTLGQGRFQLGDYQEYEDYGGRNSYRMRAYHRMDLDLSRTKKKKWGEVVNSISLYNAYSRRNPYYLYFQRGYLDQYGNVERKATYKQISLFPIIPSFSKAFRF; from the coding sequence ATGAGCCGACTATTCCGCTCACTTTCGGTGGGCGCTGCCGTGCTGGCTACCTCCCCCGCTATTGCCCAGCAGGCCACCCCGGCCCGGGTTACCATCAGCGGCTACGTCCGCGACGCCGCCACCGGCGAAAACCTCATCGGCGTGGCCGTAGTCAGTCCGGGCACGGGCCAGGGCACCGCCACCAATACCTACGGGTTCTACTCGCTTACCCTGCCGGCTCCTACCGACTCGGTGCGGCTGCTGGTCAGCTACCTGGGCTACGAAAAAGCCCGCTGGGTAACGCCCGTGGGCCGCAGCCTCGCCCACGATTTTCGCCTGCGCTCTGCCGCCAATGACCTGGGCGGGGTAGAGGTGGTAGGCAGCCGCGAGGAGAAAATTGCCCAGAGCACCCGCATGAGCACGGTCAACATCCCGCTCAACCAGATTAAGGCCGTACCGGCCCTGCTCGGCGAGCGGGACGTGCTGAAGGTGCTGCAGCTCCTGCCCGGCGTGCAGAGCGGGGGCGAGGGCACCAGCGGCCTGTACGTGCGCGGCGGCTCCCCCGACCAGAACCTGATTCTGCTCGATGGCACGCCCGTGTACAATGCTTCTCACCTGTTCGGGTTCTTCTCGGTGTTTAATGCCGATGCTCTCAATAATGTGGAGCTGATCAAGGGCGGCTTTCCGGCCCGGTACGGGGGTAGGCTTTCTTCGGTGCTGGATATTTCGATGAAGGAGGGCAACATGCAGAAGTTCCAGGGCGAGGGCGCCATCGGGCTGATTGCCTCCAAAATCACTCTGGAAGGCCCCATCAAGAAGGATACGGCCTCGTTTATCTTCTCGGCCCGGCGCACCTACATTGATATTCTGGCCCAGCCCCTGATTAAAGCCACCCTGGCCAACGAGGGGCAAAAAGGCTCCATTGGCTACTTTTTTCATGACCTTAACGGCAAGCTGAACTGGAAAGTAAGCCGCCGCGACCGGCTGTACCTGAGCGCCTACACCGGCTACGACAAGTTTTACGCCCGCTACCGCGAGGAAGACGGCAGCAACTACGACCGCAACAAGGCCGGGCTGGGCTGGGGCAACCTCACGGCGGCCCTGCGCTGGAACCACGTCCTCAACGACCAGCTGTTCCTGAACACCCACCTCACTTACAGCAAGTACCAGTTTAACGTAACGGAGGAAAACGAGAGCCGCTACCCCGATAACAACGGCAGAAACCAGACCGACAAGTTTGCCCTGAAGTACCTCTCCAACATCCGGGACTTCAGCCTGAAATCAGACCTGGACTACACGCCTACCGCCGACCACTACATCCGTTTCGGGGGGCAGTTTATTCAGCACTCGTTCCGGCCGGGCGCCCTGCAGGTAAAGGGCAACGGCTCCGATGTAGACTCGGACCTGAAGGCCGGCAGCCGCACCCTGGCCAGTGAGGCCTCCTTGTACCTGGAGGATGATTACCGCCTGACCGAGCGCCTGAAAGTAAACGCTGGCCTGCGCCTGAACGGCTTTCTGGTAGATAAAACCCTATACCCATCGGTAGAGCCGCGCCTGGCCGCCCGCTTCCTTCTGACCGAGGACTGGGCCCTGAAGGCCGCCTACGCCCGCACCACCCAGTACATTCACCTGCTCACCAACAGCGGTATTGGCCTGCCCACCGATTTGTGGGTGCCCGCCACGGCCAAGGTAAAGCCCCAGAAAGCGCAGCAGTTCAGCGTGGGCGCGGCCCGCACCGTGCGCATCAAAGACGAGGACTATGAGTTCAGCCTGGAGGGCTACTACAAGCCCATGCGCCAACTGATTGAGTACCGCGAGGGCGCCAGCTTTCTGGGTACCACCGACAACAACTGGCAGGAGAAAGTGACCAGCGGCGACGGCTGGGCCTACGGGGGCGAGCTGTTTCTGCAGAAGAAATCGGGGCGCACGACCGGCTGGATTGGCTACACCCTGGCCTGGAGCAAGCGCCGCTTCCCTGACCTGAACCAGGGCCGCATCTTCCCCTACAAGTACGACCGCCGCCACGATGCTTCCCTGGTAATCATCCACCATTTCAGCCCCACTCTCACGCTTTCCGGTACGTGGGTGTATGGCACCGGCAACGCCGTGACGCTGGGCCAGGGCCGCTTCCAGCTCGGCGACTACCAGGAGTACGAGGATTACGGCGGGCGCAACAGCTACCGCATGCGGGCCTACCACCGCATGGACCTCGACCTGAGCCGTACCAAAAAGAAAAAGTGGGGCGAAGTGGTGAACAGCATTTCCCTTTACAATGCCTACAGCCGCCGCAACCCCTATTATCTCTATTTCCAGCGCGGCTACCTGGACCAGTACGGCAACGTGGAGCGCAAAGCCACCTACAAGCAGATTTCGCTGTTTCCTATTATCCCTTCTTTCAGCAAAGCCTTCCGGTTTTAA
- a CDS encoding OmpH family outer membrane protein, producing MKNSLQLAINAVLAVAVAVLFYLHFASKPAAATKKAAVTTTTAAPTDSASADAPDAVEEDPTDVAAVADTNKIAYVESGKLLDGYQGMKDARRNFETKARRWEAQNKTLVQGFQTAVQQYQQKAESMTQEQRAATEQQLQGRQMQVAQEQEKLQRQAQEEEAKMTQQVLDRANKQIEKYGKAHGYRLILSGSLAYGRKDLDITTPVLKYLNDEYRAGKK from the coding sequence ATGAAAAATTCGCTTCAATTAGCAATTAACGCAGTGCTGGCCGTGGCCGTAGCGGTTCTGTTCTACCTGCACTTCGCCAGCAAACCGGCCGCGGCTACCAAAAAAGCAGCTGTCACTACCACAACGGCTGCCCCCACTGATTCGGCCAGCGCCGATGCCCCTGATGCGGTGGAAGAAGATCCCACCGATGTAGCCGCCGTGGCCGATACCAACAAAATAGCCTACGTGGAGTCGGGCAAGCTGCTGGATGGCTACCAGGGCATGAAGGATGCCCGCCGGAACTTTGAAACCAAGGCCCGCCGCTGGGAAGCCCAAAACAAAACTCTGGTGCAGGGCTTCCAGACGGCCGTGCAGCAGTACCAGCAAAAGGCCGAAAGCATGACCCAGGAGCAGCGTGCCGCCACCGAGCAACAATTGCAGGGCCGCCAGATGCAGGTAGCTCAGGAGCAGGAAAAACTCCAGCGCCAGGCTCAGGAGGAAGAAGCTAAAATGACCCAGCAGGTGCTGGACAGGGCCAACAAGCAAATTGAGAAGTACGGCAAGGCCCATGGCTACCGCCTGATTCTGAGCGGCTCGCTGGCTTACGGCCGCAAAGACCTCGACATTACCACCCCGGTGCTCAAGTACCTCAACGACGAGTACCGGGCCGGTAAAAAGTAA
- a CDS encoding succinylglutamate desuccinylase/aspartoacylase family protein, giving the protein MSTESVCSPPDLCLNGLVIKPGEQVLTRLVISRLPSGTVIDIPVHVYRALEPGPTVLLMAGLHGDEVNGIETIRRMVRRQMLQPLRGTIIAIPILNIYGFLNFSREVPDGKDVNRSFPGNPRGSLASRVAHRFMREIMPLIDYGIDFHTGGAARANIPQIRCLLHQDAETDALAEAFGAPFTLHAGLRPGSLRETAMQQGRRIIVYETGESLRLDEQGIDLGIAGTFRVLHHLGMMPEVPAPAYPSVVCMRSTWLRAKYAGLFHSFVHLGQYIQKGEVFGAVADPYGENSVRLESPVAGYIIGLNHMPVVNQGDALVHVGRTDAAPARADLAAPFEEKPMRPLESETEEDEEAGEELMRDGE; this is encoded by the coding sequence TTGTCCACTGAATCTGTCTGTAGCCCTCCCGATTTGTGCCTGAATGGCCTGGTTATCAAGCCCGGCGAGCAGGTCCTGACGCGGCTGGTTATTTCGCGGCTGCCCTCCGGCACCGTCATTGATATTCCGGTGCATGTGTACCGCGCCCTGGAGCCGGGCCCCACGGTGCTGCTGATGGCGGGCCTGCACGGCGACGAGGTAAACGGCATTGAAACCATCCGGCGCATGGTGCGGCGCCAGATGCTGCAGCCCTTGCGGGGTACCATCATTGCCATTCCCATCCTCAACATCTATGGGTTCCTGAACTTCTCGCGCGAGGTACCCGACGGCAAAGACGTAAACCGCTCGTTTCCGGGCAACCCGCGCGGCTCGCTGGCCAGCCGCGTGGCGCACCGCTTCATGCGCGAAATCATGCCCCTGATTGACTACGGCATTGATTTTCATACGGGCGGCGCGGCCCGGGCCAACATCCCCCAGATCCGGTGCCTGCTCCACCAAGATGCCGAAACCGATGCCCTGGCCGAAGCCTTCGGGGCGCCGTTCACCCTGCACGCAGGCCTGCGCCCCGGCTCTCTGCGCGAAACGGCCATGCAGCAGGGCCGCCGCATTATCGTGTACGAAACCGGCGAGTCGTTGCGCCTCGATGAGCAAGGCATTGACCTGGGCATTGCCGGCACCTTCCGGGTGCTGCATCACCTAGGCATGATGCCAGAGGTGCCGGCTCCTGCCTACCCCTCGGTGGTATGCATGCGCTCTACCTGGCTGCGGGCCAAGTACGCCGGCCTGTTTCACAGTTTTGTGCACCTGGGGCAGTACATTCAGAAAGGCGAGGTGTTCGGTGCCGTAGCCGACCCCTACGGAGAAAACTCTGTGCGCCTGGAGTCGCCGGTGGCGGGCTACATCATCGGGCTCAACCACATGCCCGTCGTAAACCAGGGCGATGCCCTCGTGCACGTAGGCCGCACGGATGCCGCGCCCGCCCGCGCCGATCTGGCGGCCCCGTTCGAGGAAAAGCCGATGCGGCCCCTGGAAAGTGAAACGGAGGAAGACGAGGAAGCCGGCGAAGAGCTGATGCGGGACGGTGAATAG
- the rimK gene encoding 30S ribosomal protein S6--L-glutamate ligase, which translates to MKLAILSREPKLYSTTRLVEAAEERGHEAVVLDHLHCNLVLEKGQPGIVYEGQKLEGFDAIIPRIGASVTFYGCAVVRQFEMMKVRTAVESQAIVRSRDKLRSMQILSRAGVGMPKTAFTNYSDDVPAMIQQVGGAPVIIKLLEGTQGLGVVLAESAKAAQSVIEAFHNLKARIIVQEFIAESKGADLRAFVVNGEVVGAMKRQGKEGEFRSNLHRGGSGTLVKLSRAEKAAALLATKALGLGIAGVDMLQSKRGPLVLEVNSSPGLEGIEKATGLNIAGKIIEYTEQLAHKRKRKKPAASPAPPQVLPDTPVD; encoded by the coding sequence ATGAAACTGGCGATTCTATCGCGCGAGCCGAAGCTATATTCTACTACCCGCCTGGTGGAAGCCGCTGAAGAGCGGGGCCACGAGGCCGTTGTGCTCGACCATTTGCATTGCAATCTGGTGCTGGAAAAAGGCCAGCCCGGCATTGTATATGAAGGCCAGAAGCTGGAAGGCTTCGACGCCATTATTCCGCGCATTGGGGCCTCGGTTACGTTTTACGGCTGCGCCGTGGTGCGGCAGTTTGAGATGATGAAGGTGCGCACGGCCGTGGAAAGCCAGGCCATCGTGCGCAGCCGCGACAAGCTCCGCTCCATGCAGATTCTGAGCCGGGCCGGGGTAGGCATGCCCAAAACCGCCTTCACCAACTACTCCGACGACGTGCCGGCCATGATTCAGCAGGTAGGCGGCGCCCCGGTTATTATCAAGCTGCTGGAAGGCACCCAGGGTCTGGGCGTGGTACTGGCCGAGTCGGCTAAGGCGGCCCAGTCGGTGATTGAAGCGTTTCACAACCTCAAGGCCCGCATTATCGTGCAGGAGTTCATTGCCGAAAGCAAAGGCGCCGACCTGCGGGCCTTCGTGGTAAACGGGGAGGTAGTAGGAGCCATGAAGCGCCAGGGCAAGGAAGGCGAGTTCCGCTCCAACCTGCACCGCGGCGGCTCCGGCACCCTCGTGAAGCTGAGCCGCGCCGAAAAAGCTGCCGCCCTGCTGGCGACCAAAGCCCTGGGCCTGGGCATTGCCGGCGTAGATATGCTCCAAAGCAAGCGTGGCCCCCTGGTGCTGGAAGTAAATTCGTCGCCGGGACTGGAAGGCATTGAAAAAGCCACCGGCCTCAACATTGCCGGCAAAATCATTGAGTACACCGAGCAGCTGGCCCACAAACGGAAGCGCAAGAAGCCGGCCGCCAGCCCCGCACCGCCCCAAGTGCTGCCCGATACCCCAGTTGACTAA
- a CDS encoding RimK/LysX family protein — protein sequence MKQRGPKRTVGRRELVDFPEFQLWGVEAKVDTGAYTGAIHCSNIRVENDSQGRQRLHVQLLDPSHPNFDGSPMQFDEFGLRDIKSSNGEVQERYVIRAAIRLFGQDFITEFSLSDRSDMKYPVLIGRVLLREARLIVDVARRNLSYKNQPAAQ from the coding sequence ATGAAACAGCGTGGACCCAAGCGGACCGTAGGGCGGCGGGAGCTGGTAGATTTCCCGGAGTTCCAGCTTTGGGGGGTAGAGGCCAAGGTGGATACCGGGGCCTATACCGGGGCCATTCACTGCTCCAACATTCGGGTGGAAAATGATAGCCAGGGCCGACAGCGCCTGCATGTGCAGCTGCTGGACCCCTCTCACCCCAACTTCGATGGCTCGCCCATGCAGTTCGACGAGTTTGGGCTGCGCGACATCAAAAGCTCCAACGGCGAAGTGCAGGAGCGCTATGTAATCCGGGCGGCCATTCGGTTGTTTGGGCAGGATTTTATCACGGAATTTTCGCTCTCCGACCGCTCCGACATGAAATATCCCGTATTAATCGGGCGAGTACTATTGCGGGAGGCGCGGTTGATTGTGGATGTAGCCCGGCGCAACCTATCCTATAAAAATCAGCCTGCGGCCCAGTAG
- a CDS encoding sorbosone dehydrogenase family protein — protein sequence MKTRYFLPLLALVPLALASSTTKPEPAPAPDANLSKIKLPAGFTISYFAKGVKSARELAVGPDGTVYVGTKDDKVYALPDRNKDGRADEVVTVATGLNAPNGVAVRNGALYVGEINRIIRFDNIAARLRQKPKPVVVYGKLPTKEWHGFRYISFGPDGKLYVPVGAPCNTCLPEEPIYATINRMNADGSGLETYAYGVRNTVGFDWSPQDKALWFTDNGRDQLGDNLPPDELNRAAGPGQHFGFPYFFAGDIADPEFGKGKSADTYVKPARKLGPHVAALGMKFYTGKQFPAQYRNQIFIPEHGSWNRSNKIGYRITLVRLDATGKQAKSYETFAEGWLQGQTPWGRPVCLLVLPDGSLLVSDDQNDAVYRISYKG from the coding sequence ATGAAAACGCGCTACTTCCTTCCGCTGCTCGCGCTGGTTCCGCTGGCCCTGGCTTCTTCCACCACCAAGCCGGAGCCCGCCCCGGCCCCCGATGCTAACCTCAGCAAAATCAAGCTGCCGGCCGGCTTCACCATCAGCTACTTCGCCAAAGGCGTGAAAAGCGCCCGCGAGCTAGCCGTGGGCCCCGATGGCACGGTGTACGTGGGCACCAAGGACGACAAAGTGTACGCCCTGCCCGACCGCAACAAAGATGGCCGCGCCGATGAGGTAGTGACCGTAGCTACCGGCCTGAACGCACCCAATGGGGTAGCTGTGCGCAACGGAGCCCTGTACGTGGGCGAAATCAACCGCATTATCCGCTTTGATAACATTGCTGCCCGCCTCCGGCAAAAGCCTAAGCCGGTAGTGGTGTATGGCAAGCTGCCCACTAAGGAGTGGCACGGCTTCCGCTACATTTCCTTCGGGCCCGATGGCAAGCTGTACGTGCCGGTGGGCGCGCCCTGCAACACCTGTCTGCCCGAGGAGCCGATTTACGCTACCATCAACCGCATGAACGCCGATGGCTCGGGCCTGGAAACGTATGCGTACGGCGTGCGCAACACCGTCGGCTTCGACTGGAGCCCCCAGGACAAGGCCTTGTGGTTCACGGATAACGGCCGCGACCAGTTGGGCGACAACCTGCCCCCCGATGAGCTGAACCGCGCCGCCGGCCCCGGCCAGCACTTTGGCTTCCCGTACTTTTTTGCCGGTGATATTGCCGACCCGGAGTTTGGCAAAGGCAAATCGGCGGATACCTACGTGAAGCCCGCCCGCAAGCTGGGCCCGCACGTAGCCGCCCTGGGTATGAAGTTCTACACCGGCAAGCAATTCCCGGCCCAGTACCGCAATCAGATTTTTATTCCGGAACACGGCTCCTGGAACCGTAGCAACAAAATTGGCTACCGCATAACCCTCGTGCGCCTCGATGCCACCGGCAAGCAGGCCAAGAGCTACGAAACCTTCGCCGAAGGCTGGCTGCAGGGCCAGACGCCCTGGGGCCGCCCAGTGTGCCTGTTAGTACTCCCCGATGGCTCCCTGCTCGTATCCGACGACCAGAACGACGCCGTGTACCGCATTAGCTACAAAGGCTAG